The Sphingomonas alpina genome has a segment encoding these proteins:
- a CDS encoding RNA polymerase sigma factor: MTPDSEENALLTDQQSDMAAHVRHWRPALMSFFLKRVHNHAEAEDLTQETFARVFGGSGAETGLHAGYIFKVAANLLRDRSRRSRVRTEQYDTVCLLYGQGVDWIDPEKIAAGRSLVAQIMRSLRDLPERTRTIFILYRIETIDKRVIAESFGISPSAVEKHVARATTHLMARAREISK; this comes from the coding sequence ATGACCCCGGATTCCGAGGAAAATGCGCTGTTAACTGATCAGCAATCCGACATGGCCGCGCATGTCCGCCACTGGCGGCCGGCGCTGATGTCGTTCTTCCTCAAGCGCGTGCATAATCATGCCGAGGCAGAGGATCTGACTCAGGAAACTTTCGCCCGGGTATTCGGAGGATCGGGTGCTGAAACCGGCCTCCATGCCGGCTATATCTTCAAAGTGGCAGCCAATCTGCTGCGCGACCGCTCGCGCCGTTCGCGCGTGCGGACCGAGCAATATGACACGGTGTGCCTGCTCTACGGTCAAGGCGTCGACTGGATCGACCCGGAAAAGATTGCCGCGGGCCGCAGCCTTGTCGCGCAGATCATGCGGTCGCTCCGCGACCTGCCCGAACGCACGCGGACGATCTTCATTCTGTATCGCATCGAAACCATCGACAAGCGCGTCATTGCGGAAAGCTTCGGCATTTCGCCCAGCGCGGTCGAAAAACATGTGGCGCGCGCCACCACGCATCTGATGGCGCGAGCCCGGGAAATCTCAAAATGA
- a CDS encoding PLP-dependent aminotransferase family protein, with amino-acid sequence MLRPWKVMLSERISAARSMPLYLQIVHALIHEIQRGRLAPGTYLPSSRELAATLEVNRKTIVLAYDDLTAQGWLESRGTRGTMIAANLPEQPLELHGVSAPSDTAEFPFAMTESAPFVLSGSDWLTFDEGTPDCRLFPTELLARAYRDAIGRARRGNRLRYGDPRGSAVLRQCIADMLNAQRGLVAGIDNICITRGSQMGVSLAARILLAPGDTVLMESLSYAPAATAFQAMGARVVGVPLDRDGIDVEMVERMCRLHRVRAIFLTPHHQFPTTVALRPERRLRLLELARQFAFAIIEDDYDHEYHFESQPLLPLASYAPGRIIYIGSLSKLTLPSLRIGYIVAPTRVIDAIAHQVMSLDRQGNTLTEDAVAELIDAGELRRHARKMNIVYAARRDAFAAALKRHLGGLAEFDVPDGGLAFWLRFSDPALLDRIDRNGAAVGLRFAPSTSYATAPSVERGLRLGFASLDETEANDALRRLRAAADLK; translated from the coding sequence ATGCTGCGACCATGGAAGGTGATGCTGTCCGAGCGGATCAGCGCTGCGCGGTCGATGCCGCTCTACCTCCAGATCGTCCATGCGCTGATCCATGAGATTCAACGCGGACGCCTTGCGCCGGGCACGTATCTGCCGAGCAGCCGCGAACTCGCTGCGACGCTCGAGGTCAATCGCAAGACGATCGTGCTCGCCTATGACGACCTGACTGCGCAGGGTTGGCTCGAATCCAGGGGTACGCGCGGTACGATGATTGCTGCGAACCTGCCCGAACAGCCGCTCGAGCTGCACGGTGTCAGCGCACCGTCCGACACTGCCGAATTTCCCTTCGCAATGACCGAGAGCGCGCCCTTCGTGCTGTCGGGCAGCGACTGGCTGACCTTTGACGAGGGCACGCCCGATTGCCGGCTGTTTCCGACCGAGCTGCTCGCCCGCGCCTATCGCGACGCGATCGGACGGGCGCGGCGCGGCAACCGGCTGCGCTATGGCGATCCGCGCGGGTCGGCGGTGCTGCGCCAGTGCATCGCCGACATGCTCAATGCGCAGCGCGGGCTGGTCGCGGGTATCGACAATATCTGCATCACGCGCGGCAGTCAGATGGGCGTGTCGCTCGCGGCGAGGATCCTGCTTGCGCCGGGCGACACGGTGCTGATGGAATCGCTGAGCTACGCGCCCGCCGCCACCGCGTTCCAGGCGATGGGCGCCAGGGTGGTCGGCGTGCCGCTTGACCGCGACGGTATCGATGTCGAGATGGTCGAGCGCATGTGCCGGCTGCACCGCGTCCGCGCGATCTTTCTGACGCCGCACCACCAGTTTCCCACCACCGTTGCGCTGCGCCCCGAGCGGCGCTTGCGGTTGCTCGAACTCGCGCGGCAATTCGCCTTTGCGATCATCGAGGATGATTACGATCATGAATATCATTTTGAATCGCAGCCGTTGTTGCCGCTCGCCAGCTACGCGCCCGGGCGGATCATCTATATCGGCTCGCTGTCCAAGCTGACGCTGCCGAGCCTGCGCATCGGCTATATCGTCGCGCCGACACGCGTGATCGACGCCATCGCGCATCAGGTCATGTCGCTCGACCGACAGGGCAACACGCTGACCGAGGATGCTGTCGCCGAGCTGATCGATGCCGGCGAGCTGCGTCGCCATGCGCGCAAGATGAACATCGTCTATGCCGCGCGACGCGACGCCTTCGCCGCGGCGCTCAAGCGTCATCTCGGCGGGCTGGCCGAGTTCGATGTGCCCGATGGCGGGCTCGCCTTCTGGCTGCGCTTCAGCGACCCGGCGCTACTCGATCGGATCGACCGCAACGGCGCGGCGGTGGGGCTGCGCTTCGCGCCCTCCACCTCTTATGCGACCGCACCGTCGGTGGAGCGCGGCCTGCGGCTCGGCTTTGCCAGCCTTGACGAGACGGAGGCGAATGACGCGCTGCGCCGTTTGCGCGCAGCCGCCGACCTTAAATGA
- a CDS encoding S9 family peptidase gives MLALAAGAVARPGVALAAKPRWPVPPQPARVPTIVGKFGHQRNDDYAWMRPKDWHAVLRDPATLDAPIAAAVKAENDYTDAMLAPSKPLQAALLARTHAVEAGAAAPIEVEDGDYLYYQRQPAGSQYPVFARRPVGGGAEQVLLDVGAEAAGKPFFALHWGGTFHSPDQKLFGWSQDLTGSGIFGIRVRDIATGKMVVTDIDESHGSFAFDAGGRYLFWVGRDGNGHPNSVWRRDMQSGKDVQIHAESDPAFFIELKTTASGGFVVIRMANSAQTEAWLVPASDPTAKPVLVEKRAPDLRYDVDHWNDRLVILTDVDGAIDMKIMTAPVATPGRAHWQEWVPHEAGRFIAAIHPFRDVMVREEWRDALPRLVMMGKDGTERQVAFDEPAYALSVPHGQGWGASALSFIYQSPRLAPRPYRLTLKDGASAPAKPAVANPAYDPGKYDLERIEAQTDDGVRVPITILRRKGMPKDGKAPLFLYGYGSYGATVDAAFEAGKIALVDQGWTYAIAHVRGGAERGNDWWRSVLKTGKKKSFTDFIACAEHLIAGGYAAKGRIVAHGYSAGGLLMGAVYTMRPDLWAGVIAQVPFVDPLNTMDYFESHPLGLTALPIWGDPRVPAEYAYIASYSPYDQLKPAAYPALLATGSVADERVAFYEPLKFAVRARALTTAGNPVMARIATTGGHMGASGASAALAQEALFHAFAIWAAERKWGAVPQR, from the coding sequence ATGCTGGCCCTGGCCGCCGGGGCGGTCGCCAGGCCGGGCGTGGCGCTGGCCGCCAAGCCGCGCTGGCCGGTGCCGCCACAGCCCGCGCGCGTACCGACGATCGTCGGCAAGTTCGGCCATCAGCGTAACGATGATTATGCCTGGATGCGGCCGAAGGACTGGCATGCGGTGCTGCGCGATCCCGCAACGCTCGACGCCCCGATCGCCGCCGCGGTGAAGGCCGAGAACGACTATACCGATGCGATGCTCGCACCGTCGAAGCCGCTGCAGGCGGCGTTGCTGGCGCGCACTCATGCCGTCGAGGCCGGCGCCGCCGCGCCGATCGAGGTCGAGGATGGCGACTATCTCTATTATCAGCGCCAGCCGGCCGGCAGCCAATATCCGGTCTTCGCGCGCCGCCCGGTCGGCGGCGGGGCGGAGCAGGTGCTGCTCGATGTCGGCGCCGAGGCGGCGGGCAAACCGTTCTTCGCGTTGCACTGGGGCGGCACCTTCCACAGCCCCGACCAGAAATTGTTCGGCTGGTCGCAGGACCTGACCGGATCGGGCATATTCGGCATCCGTGTGCGCGACATCGCGACCGGCAAGATGGTCGTGACCGACATCGACGAAAGCCATGGCAGCTTCGCCTTCGATGCCGGCGGCCGTTACCTTTTCTGGGTCGGCCGCGACGGCAATGGCCATCCCAATTCGGTGTGGCGGCGCGACATGCAGAGCGGCAAGGACGTGCAAATCCATGCCGAGAGCGATCCGGCCTTCTTCATCGAGCTGAAGACCACCGCCTCGGGCGGCTTCGTGGTGATCCGCATGGCCAACAGCGCACAGACCGAAGCCTGGCTGGTCCCGGCGAGCGATCCGACGGCGAAACCTGTCCTGGTCGAGAAGCGCGCGCCCGACCTGCGTTACGATGTCGATCACTGGAACGACCGGCTGGTGATCCTGACCGATGTCGATGGCGCGATCGACATGAAGATCATGACCGCGCCGGTCGCGACGCCGGGCCGCGCGCATTGGCAGGAGTGGGTGCCGCACGAAGCCGGCCGTTTCATCGCCGCGATCCATCCGTTCAGGGACGTGATGGTGCGCGAGGAGTGGCGCGACGCGCTGCCTCGCCTGGTGATGATGGGTAAGGATGGCACGGAGCGCCAGGTTGCGTTCGACGAGCCGGCCTATGCCCTGTCGGTGCCGCACGGCCAGGGCTGGGGAGCGTCGGCGCTGTCCTTCATCTATCAATCGCCGCGCCTTGCGCCGCGCCCTTATCGCCTGACACTGAAGGACGGGGCATCGGCTCCGGCAAAACCGGCTGTGGCCAATCCGGCCTATGATCCGGGCAAATATGATCTCGAGCGGATCGAGGCACAGACCGACGACGGCGTGCGCGTACCGATCACCATCCTGCGCCGCAAGGGCATGCCGAAGGACGGCAAGGCGCCCTTGTTCCTCTACGGCTATGGCTCGTACGGCGCGACTGTCGATGCCGCGTTCGAGGCCGGCAAGATCGCCCTGGTCGACCAGGGCTGGACCTATGCCATCGCGCATGTTCGCGGCGGTGCGGAGCGCGGCAATGACTGGTGGCGGTCGGTGCTCAAGACCGGCAAGAAGAAGAGCTTCACCGACTTCATCGCCTGTGCCGAGCATCTGATCGCCGGGGGCTATGCCGCCAAGGGCCGGATCGTCGCGCATGGCTATTCGGCCGGCGGATTGCTGATGGGGGCGGTTTATACGATGCGGCCGGATCTCTGGGCGGGCGTGATCGCGCAGGTGCCGTTCGTCGACCCACTCAATACGATGGACTATTTCGAGAGCCATCCGCTCGGCCTGACCGCGCTGCCGATCTGGGGCGATCCCCGCGTGCCGGCGGAATATGCCTATATCGCGAGCTATTCGCCCTATGACCAGTTGAAGCCCGCCGCCTATCCGGCCTTGCTTGCGACCGGCAGCGTCGCCGACGAACGCGTCGCTTTCTACGAGCCGCTCAAGTTCGCGGTGCGCGCGCGGGCGCTGACCACCGCGGGCAATCCGGTGATGGCGCGGATCGCGACCACCGGCGGGCATATGGGCGCGTCGGGCGCGTCCGCGGCCCTCGCGCAGGAAGCGCTGTTTCACGCCTTCGCCATCTGGGCGGCGGAGCGCAAATGGGGCGCCGTGCCACAGCGATGA
- a CDS encoding amidohydrolase, with amino-acid sequence MIDRRQFIGASAAMMLASPLFAAAPGLDIALVNARVWTGRRERAAVTAVGIVGERIAAVGAGPVRAATTKATRVIDLDGAFLSPAFIDNHTHFLRGAAMLRQPSLREAKTPAAFAERVAAAARLLKPGQWVEGGYWDEQLWGGELPTRAWIDAVTPDHPVAVSRLDLHMILLNSAALKIAGIDRNTAAPEGGVIVRDAAGEPTGILKDNAAWLAERAIPKLDHAGIEDVLRGGITEGLSKGIAQAHSPEIDWSMYEALRRLGAKGRPDMRFYSFVPIADWEKMAAIVAAEGKGDDWIRWGGVKGLMDGSLGSRTALFRDPYSDAPDTRGVRVTPRADIAKWVAAADAHRMPVTVHAIGDEANDELLDIYADVARVNGKRDRRFRIEHAQHLSSAAIPRFAKQEVIASVQPYHAIDDGRWAVKRIGEARLHGTYAFKSLLDAGARVTFGSDWPVAPFDPITGIHAAVTRATIDGLNPNGWLPDQKITVEQALTAYTSANAFAGFQDDRLGLIAPGYLADLTILDADPRTVPPADIARIKVLRTFVGGTQRFGPHSG; translated from the coding sequence ATGATCGATCGTCGGCAGTTCATCGGCGCGAGCGCCGCGATGATGCTTGCGTCGCCATTGTTCGCGGCGGCGCCGGGTCTGGATATCGCGCTGGTTAATGCCCGGGTGTGGACCGGGCGGCGCGAGCGTGCGGCGGTCACCGCGGTAGGGATCGTTGGCGAACGCATTGCGGCGGTCGGCGCAGGCCCGGTTCGCGCCGCGACGACCAAAGCGACGCGGGTAATCGACCTGGACGGTGCGTTCCTGTCACCCGCCTTTATCGACAATCACACGCATTTTCTGCGCGGCGCGGCAATGCTGCGCCAGCCGAGCCTGCGCGAGGCGAAAACCCCGGCCGCCTTTGCTGAGCGCGTGGCTGCCGCCGCAAGGCTGCTCAAGCCCGGCCAATGGGTCGAGGGCGGCTATTGGGACGAACAGCTCTGGGGCGGCGAATTGCCGACTCGCGCCTGGATCGACGCAGTCACGCCGGATCATCCGGTGGCGGTGTCGCGGCTCGATCTACACATGATCCTGCTCAATTCGGCTGCGCTGAAGATCGCCGGGATCGACCGCAATACGGCGGCGCCGGAAGGCGGTGTCATCGTGCGCGACGCGGCGGGCGAGCCGACCGGGATCCTCAAGGACAATGCCGCCTGGCTCGCCGAGCGCGCGATCCCCAAGCTCGACCATGCCGGGATCGAGGATGTGCTGCGCGGCGGTATCACCGAGGGGCTCTCCAAGGGCATCGCCCAGGCGCATTCGCCCGAGATCGACTGGTCGATGTACGAGGCGCTGCGGCGGCTCGGCGCGAAGGGCCGGCCCGATATGCGCTTCTATTCCTTCGTGCCGATCGCCGATTGGGAGAAGATGGCGGCGATCGTCGCGGCCGAAGGCAAGGGTGACGACTGGATCCGCTGGGGCGGGGTCAAGGGATTGATGGACGGGTCGCTCGGATCGCGTACCGCCTTGTTCCGCGATCCCTATAGCGATGCGCCGGACACGCGCGGCGTGCGGGTGACGCCGCGCGCCGATATCGCCAAATGGGTTGCCGCCGCCGATGCGCACCGCATGCCGGTCACCGTCCATGCAATCGGCGATGAAGCGAATGACGAACTGCTCGACATCTATGCCGATGTCGCGCGCGTCAACGGCAAGCGCGACCGGCGTTTCCGCATCGAACATGCCCAGCATCTCAGCTCCGCGGCGATCCCGCGCTTCGCAAAGCAGGAGGTGATCGCCTCGGTCCAGCCGTATCACGCGATAGACGATGGCCGCTGGGCGGTGAAACGGATCGGTGAGGCGCGGCTGCACGGCACCTATGCGTTCAAGTCGCTGCTCGACGCCGGCGCGCGCGTAACTTTCGGGTCGGACTGGCCGGTCGCGCCGTTCGATCCCATCACCGGAATCCATGCCGCGGTGACTCGCGCGACGATCGACGGGCTCAATCCGAATGGCTGGCTGCCCGACCAGAAGATCACGGTCGAACAGGCGCTGACCGCCTATACCAGCGCCAATGCCTTTGCCGGGTTCCAGGATGACCGGCTCGGGCTGATCGCGCCGGGCTATCTCGCCGATCTCACCATACTCGATGCCGACCCGCGCACTGTGCCGCCGGCGGACATCGCCCGCATCAAGGTGCTGCGCACCTTTGTCGGCGGGACGCAGCGTTTCGGGCCGCACAGCGGCTGA
- a CDS encoding FMN-binding negative transcriptional regulator has protein sequence MGRRATAMKSKFSPGSPADVAAFVRAQMLALVVSHGPEGYATTPLPLLPETNEAGEIVEFFGHFARANPQAAMVRDQPRALILFQGPHAYIPPAWVSTPGWAPTWNYAVAQFEVDIRLLPQENDRAIAELVNVLEGRKADAWTVGAMGDRYAKMLPHIVAFRATVIRAEAKFKLGQDESATAFEEIVAALGDTPLSQMMRAARQS, from the coding sequence ATGGGGCGCCGTGCCACAGCGATGAAGAGCAAATTCTCACCCGGTTCGCCGGCCGATGTCGCCGCGTTCGTGCGCGCGCAAATGCTCGCGCTGGTCGTGTCGCATGGCCCCGAGGGTTATGCGACGACGCCGTTGCCGCTGCTGCCCGAAACCAATGAAGCCGGCGAAATAGTCGAATTCTTCGGCCATTTCGCGCGCGCCAATCCGCAAGCGGCGATGGTACGCGACCAGCCGCGCGCGCTGATTCTGTTCCAGGGGCCGCATGCCTATATCCCGCCCGCCTGGGTGTCGACGCCAGGTTGGGCGCCGACCTGGAACTATGCGGTCGCGCAGTTCGAGGTCGACATTCGCTTGCTGCCACAGGAGAACGACCGCGCGATCGCCGAACTGGTGAATGTGCTGGAAGGCCGGAAGGCGGATGCCTGGACCGTGGGGGCGATGGGCGATCGTTATGCGAAGATGCTCCCGCATATTGTCGCATTCCGCGCGACAGTGATTCGTGCCGAGGCCAAGTTCAAACTCGGCCAGGACGAATCCGCCACGGCGTTCGAAGAGATCGTCGCCGCACTTGGCGACACGCCGTTGTCGCAGATGATGCGTGCAGCCCGGCAATCGTGA
- a CDS encoding TonB-dependent receptor — protein MTRTVSRCLPAVSAIALLVAGAAPAWAQATDQTEPAAQDAAASGGDIIVTASKRSERLSDVAGGVSAMTGAQLEAIGAQDFKDYLTRTSGVAFNEGPSNNSAAVIRGIGTTAGLDQGQGSTGYFINDIPMNEPGYTIVIPDIDAFDVARVEVLRGPQGTLFGSASLGGAINFISNLADPSGFHAAAEGAIGTTRFSAGEVNYRAKGMINVPIVADKLAVRVVATQRVDTGYIDNVGTGVKGSNDVHTFGMRGSIFFTPDVDTTISYLGLYQKTRTDDPSVSNLGLGLLQRSSKFEVPMIFKTQLHSLRLDHDFGFATATMIGTYNRKTGDIYDDFTSIPFYAGLNPGTHHFLQAGQSDTFSYEVRFASPKGETFDWLIGATHIDTTKGFQEHLSSPGYAAAHPAEVAAGLTRGDEYYYGASHTKGDENALFGEANLHFGPVTITGGGRLFRTQTDTYTDQFGIFAGGTVINPPYRVEDSGFAPKASIKFQPNPDLMFYALASKGYRFGSPNTLPQLAGSPIPAGTTSDSLWNYEVGTRFSLIDRKLFVSVTGFYIDWTNLQVRLRRMGDGLTYGANAGAAEIYGAEASATLNLGGLSLASNLTYLDAKLTEDIPTAVPPLASGKRLPSAAKWRISNTASYNFGGAAAPTVTLLHRYVSRSPGFLNENTTFAPYHIFDARVSAKIGEFTIAAFAENIGDKRAITFGYQDFGSGASRFIVKPRTFGLQANWAM, from the coding sequence ATGACTCGAACCGTATCGCGCTGCCTGCCCGCCGTGTCGGCGATTGCCCTGCTTGTTGCTGGCGCTGCACCCGCCTGGGCGCAGGCCACTGATCAGACTGAGCCGGCTGCCCAGGATGCTGCGGCAAGCGGGGGCGACATCATTGTCACCGCCAGCAAGCGGTCCGAACGGTTGAGCGATGTCGCGGGTGGCGTGTCCGCCATGACCGGTGCGCAGCTCGAGGCGATCGGCGCGCAGGATTTCAAAGACTATCTCACCCGTACCTCGGGTGTCGCGTTCAATGAAGGGCCGTCGAACAATTCCGCCGCAGTGATCCGCGGTATCGGCACCACCGCGGGGCTTGATCAGGGACAGGGCAGTACGGGCTATTTCATCAACGACATCCCGATGAACGAGCCGGGCTACACCATCGTCATTCCCGATATCGACGCGTTCGACGTAGCGCGGGTCGAGGTGCTGCGCGGGCCGCAGGGGACATTGTTCGGATCGGCGTCGCTTGGCGGCGCAATCAACTTCATCTCCAACCTTGCCGATCCGAGCGGCTTTCATGCGGCGGCGGAAGGGGCGATCGGCACCACGCGTTTTTCGGCCGGGGAGGTGAACTATCGCGCCAAGGGCATGATCAACGTGCCGATCGTAGCGGACAAGCTGGCGGTGCGCGTTGTCGCGACGCAGCGGGTGGATACTGGCTATATCGACAATGTCGGCACTGGCGTGAAGGGCTCGAACGACGTCCACACGTTCGGCATGCGCGGGTCGATCTTCTTCACGCCCGACGTCGATACCACGATCAGCTATCTCGGCCTGTATCAGAAGACCAGGACCGATGATCCCAGCGTCAGCAATCTCGGGCTTGGCCTGCTTCAGCGTTCGAGCAAGTTCGAAGTCCCGATGATCTTCAAGACGCAGTTGCACAGCCTGCGGCTCGATCACGATTTCGGCTTCGCCACTGCGACTATGATCGGGACGTACAATCGCAAGACCGGTGACATCTATGACGATTTCACCTCGATCCCGTTCTATGCCGGCCTGAATCCAGGGACACACCACTTCCTGCAGGCGGGGCAGAGTGACACCTTCTCCTATGAAGTCCGCTTCGCGTCGCCCAAGGGTGAGACGTTCGACTGGCTGATCGGCGCGACGCATATCGACACGACCAAGGGCTTTCAGGAACATCTGTCGTCGCCCGGCTATGCCGCGGCGCATCCGGCCGAGGTCGCGGCGGGCCTGACGCGCGGCGACGAATATTATTATGGAGCATCGCACACCAAGGGCGACGAGAATGCGCTGTTCGGCGAGGCCAATCTGCATTTCGGCCCGGTCACCATCACTGGCGGCGGCCGGTTGTTCCGTACCCAGACCGATACCTATACCGACCAGTTCGGCATCTTTGCCGGCGGCACGGTGATCAATCCACCCTACCGCGTCGAAGATTCGGGCTTCGCACCCAAGGCATCGATCAAGTTTCAGCCAAATCCTGACCTGATGTTCTATGCGCTGGCCTCGAAGGGCTATCGTTTCGGATCGCCCAACACGCTGCCGCAGCTCGCCGGCTCGCCGATCCCAGCCGGTACGACGTCGGACAGTTTGTGGAATTATGAGGTCGGCACGCGTTTCAGCCTGATCGACCGCAAGCTCTTCGTCAGCGTCACCGGCTTCTATATCGACTGGACCAATTTGCAGGTCCGGCTGCGTCGGATGGGTGACGGACTGACCTATGGCGCCAACGCCGGTGCCGCCGAGATCTATGGCGCCGAAGCATCCGCCACGCTCAATCTGGGCGGCCTGTCGCTCGCATCCAACCTGACCTATCTCGACGCCAAGCTGACCGAGGATATTCCGACCGCGGTGCCCCCTTTGGCATCGGGCAAGCGGCTGCCCTCTGCGGCGAAGTGGCGCATCTCCAATACCGCCTCTTATAATTTCGGTGGCGCGGCGGCGCCGACGGTGACCCTGCTGCACCGCTATGTGTCGCGCTCGCCGGGTTTCCTCAACGAGAACACGACCTTTGCGCCCTATCATATCTTCGACGCGCGGGTGTCGGCGAAGATCGGCGAGTTCACGATCGCCGCGTTCGCGGAGAATATCGGCGACAAGCGCGCCATCACCTTCGGCTATCAGGATTTCGGATCCGGCGCGAGCCGGTTCATCGTCAAGCCGCGCACCTTCGGCCTGCAGGCCAATTGGGCGATGTGA
- a CDS encoding FecR family protein: MTAPAHQDHSQIDEQAALWCLRLSEGRLDTDERCEFDAWIATDDAHAMAFEEAVAIWHGVEDVADTPEMIRYRAEAVESLRRANARRWARTHWSMGGWGRAAAAFAAVLLVAMVYLLHDPMTSYSTGTGERRVVMLDDGTRVTLDAATQVNVRMDHNSRRLELVSGRAKFDVAHDAMRPLSVLARNRLTLATGTSFSVELLAEQMRVVLYEGRVEVMAQAKDGTRRTILPVAGQPGPTLVPGSELIASTSAATTRIAPTDVSRSLSWESGQLTFDGEPLAVAVDRMNRDAREKLVISDPRIGAYVVNGVFLGADADAFVEGVCALHPVQARREDGRIILSYRAA; encoded by the coding sequence ATGACCGCTCCCGCACATCAGGATCACAGCCAGATCGACGAACAGGCGGCGCTGTGGTGCCTGCGCCTCAGCGAAGGACGGCTCGATACCGACGAGCGCTGCGAATTCGATGCATGGATCGCCACGGACGACGCCCATGCCATGGCGTTCGAGGAAGCGGTGGCGATCTGGCATGGGGTGGAGGATGTTGCCGACACACCCGAGATGATCCGCTACCGCGCGGAGGCGGTGGAATCGCTGCGCCGCGCCAATGCGCGCCGCTGGGCGCGCACGCATTGGAGCATGGGCGGATGGGGCAGAGCGGCCGCCGCTTTCGCCGCAGTGCTGCTGGTGGCGATGGTCTATCTGCTGCACGATCCGATGACCTCCTATTCGACCGGAACGGGCGAACGTCGGGTCGTCATGCTCGACGACGGCACGCGCGTCACGCTCGATGCCGCAACGCAGGTCAATGTCCGGATGGACCATAACAGCCGGCGTCTCGAGCTGGTCTCGGGCCGCGCAAAATTCGACGTCGCGCATGATGCGATGCGGCCGCTCAGCGTGCTCGCGCGCAACCGTTTGACCCTCGCGACGGGTACGTCGTTCAGCGTCGAGCTGCTGGCAGAGCAGATGCGCGTCGTGCTGTATGAAGGCCGGGTCGAAGTGATGGCCCAGGCGAAGGACGGCACGCGGCGTACTATCTTGCCCGTGGCCGGGCAGCCCGGACCGACACTCGTGCCCGGCAGCGAGCTGATCGCCTCGACCAGCGCCGCCACAACCCGCATCGCGCCGACCGACGTCTCGCGGTCACTGTCCTGGGAAAGCGGCCAGCTTACCTTTGACGGCGAACCGCTCGCAGTCGCCGTCGACCGGATGAATCGCGACGCCCGCGAGAAGCTGGTCATCTCCGATCCGCGGATCGGGGCCTATGTCGTCAACGGCGTCTTTCTGGGTGCCGATGCCGACGCCTTTGTCGAAGGCGTGTGCGCGCTGCACCCGGTGCAAGCGAGGCGCGAGGACGGGCGGATCATCCTGTCGTACCGGGCGGCCTGA
- a CDS encoding alpha/beta hydrolase fold domain-containing protein, which produces MPDDLDPDIRVFHRRVMADYARHGADGPVDVADRRRIAALVREPWNIGGPVMASTRELQVGGVRVRLHRPGDAPDLPVLVYLHGGGWVLFSIDTHDRLMRDYAARSGCAVLGVEYSLSPEARYPQALNEIDAVLGWLRAEGAALGLDPQRIAIGGDSAGGNLSLATALRLRDTGRDWISAMLLNYGAFDTARCASHARFDSDDYILNPDEMDAFWDDYLGDADRNDPYVRPLLADLTGLPPAFLCIAECDILADENRAMAARLAAAGVAVEARVYPGATHSFIEAASIAPLAARAIEDASRWLAEQLKR; this is translated from the coding sequence ATGCCCGACGATCTCGATCCCGATATCCGCGTCTTCCATCGCCGGGTGATGGCCGATTATGCGCGTCACGGTGCGGACGGCCCGGTCGATGTCGCCGACCGCCGGCGGATCGCGGCGCTGGTACGGGAGCCGTGGAACATCGGCGGGCCGGTGATGGCGTCGACTCGCGAGCTGCAGGTGGGGGGCGTGCGCGTCCGGCTCCACCGGCCAGGCGATGCGCCGGACCTGCCGGTGCTGGTCTATCTCCATGGCGGCGGCTGGGTGTTGTTCAGCATCGACACGCATGACCGGCTGATGCGCGATTATGCCGCGCGTAGCGGCTGCGCGGTACTTGGCGTGGAGTATAGCCTCAGCCCCGAGGCGCGCTATCCACAGGCACTGAACGAGATCGACGCCGTGCTTGGCTGGCTGCGCGCCGAGGGGGCTGCGCTTGGGCTGGATCCGCAGCGGATCGCGATCGGCGGCGATTCCGCCGGCGGCAATCTGTCGCTCGCGACTGCGTTGCGGCTGCGCGATACCGGCCGCGACTGGATCAGTGCGATGCTGCTCAATTACGGTGCGTTCGACACCGCGCGGTGCGCATCGCACGCGCGGTTCGACAGCGACGACTATATCCTCAACCCGGACGAGATGGACGCGTTCTGGGACGATTATCTCGGCGATGCGGACCGTAACGATCCCTATGTCCGGCCGCTGCTCGCTGACCTGACCGGCTTGCCGCCGGCGTTCCTGTGCATTGCCGAATGCGACATATTGGCGGACGAGAATCGCGCGATGGCGGCGCGTCTCGCTGCAGCGGGCGTGGCGGTCGAGGCGCGGGTCTATCCGGGCGCGACGCACAGCTTCATCGAGGCGGCGAGCATTGCACCGCTCGCCGCGCGTGCGATCGAGGACGCTTCGCGCTGGCTTGCCGAACAGTTGAAGCGTTGA